The region CTTTCCAACTCTCCATGGCACTAGAGTCTTAGCAGCACCTGAATAAAGACGAGCTGCTGAGAGTCTAAAGGCTCATCCACCTCCTACAGTCCAAACTAGTGGTCTCTGTTATATTCAAACACTTGTTTGGGAGGTATGTTGGCCTGTAGTTAAAGATTAGGGCCCGCTGATCCTCAACTGATAATGGATAAGAGCTCAAAACAATCTAACCGGCACTCACCCTTCACTCCTTCACTCAAGTTCTCCTGGTTTGTGAAACAACCAGATAAGCTGAGGAATCATCCCCTCATTGCGTAAACCAACTGTTGAGCAAAAAACCTCTCTCACCGGGCTATTAGTggttttatattgtgtttaccTTCAGCTTCAGAGGTCAATTGGGTGAAATTGTTCAGGGTCTTGATCTTtttgaaccttttctttttaaaaaaaaaaggagacatagAGAAGTGTTTCAAGCCATGTTTGAAAGAATTCCCAAATTGCCAAGAAGCTTTTGATTAACTTCTATTTATTCCCTTACCTACGTGTCTTAAGTATAAAAGAATAAAGAGTGGATTACAGTTTACCACAATCCCCATTAAGAAGCTCTGTGAGGTGACACAATCAAACAATGTGAGCAGGCTCACTCACATCATTTCTGAAAAAGGTTTGCATGAATGTTGATATTGTTTGCTTCTTAAATAATGACAGTCATTGTTAACCCCCCTAGAGATAAGATCTGGATCCTAAAAAAAAGGTTCCACAAGGTCCGAAACACTTAAGTGTCAGATTGTGTTTatgaaaagagaacaaagaAGGATGAAACTAAAGGTACAAAGGTATAAGCTGATAAAATGGTTTTtcaattaaactttttttaaagctctattTTTGGGTTATTTATGCCTtaattttagagacaggacagttgatagagtcagaaatcagggagagagtttgtggggaatgacatgcggggaaaggagccgcaggtcggatttgaacccgggctgcccgcttctAGGGCAACAACCTCTGTTCATGGGGGGCATAACTATCCTCTAAGCCAACGGCGCCCCCAAAATTTAAGcttttaatgcatttaaaagacaaaagctTTAATCTTCAGAGTTATTAAACATAGAGGCCACATGGCTCTAGAAAACAAAGATTCCATTTTTATTCAGCATTGTTGATTACAGCAATTAAAGactttcaagtaaaaaaaaaaaaattctatatCCTTTCTTTTAAGTGAACTCAAGCTACAGACTTCCATCGGGTCATTTTGCTGATGCTTCGAGCTATAACCTCTCCATGATGTCATGGAAAACTAGAACTGTTTGTGCTGCCGTATAACAATTCTGTTATGGAGCATTTCCTAAGcaggcacacattcacacacaaaaaaaaacacaaaaagttaaaTGGATAAAGTGTGGTTCTTTTCACAGTTTTGTATAAATTATGTAGATCAGTCTGGTCTTTTTTatacagtattaaaaaaaagtactgtgGCTCTGTTGTGGTTTCAGTTCTATAGACTGCAGCACAGTTCATGGTTCTCCAGGGACCCACACAGCAACTTCCATACAAGAACTCTGTGTGCCCTTACAGAAACCAATGCAGATAAATCCACATGACAAAGTAAGtctaaacacagcagcacataaacCCATCACACTGAGAGCCAATAAAACAGAGCTACATTACCCTGCTTGTAGAAAGAAATGAACCATCTTACCAGTGTGCATGGAGCAGGTGCACTGAGATCCTGTCAAACTCCCCGGTGCTCAGCTTCCCCTGCGGAGCTCGGCAGCATATTAGCACATGAGTCTCCAAACAAATCCTGTCAACTGGAGTATTCCCAGTCTGTGTGTCCCTCTGAACCCTCCTTTGCTCTGCTCTTCTGCCCCTTGATGCAGCAGAGTCTCTATTGAATGTGTTTGagagagtaagtgtgtgtgtgtgtgtgtgtgtgtgtgtgtgtgtgtgtgtgtgtgtgtgtgtgcgcccctCACAGAGCCCCCCCTTCCCTtgcccagcagcagcagcagcagcagactgagccAACCGGTCGTGGgagttgctctctctctccccggccGAGTCTGCAAGCGCAGCACGGAGGACCTTGGCCAGTTTCTCAGCTGTATGCAGTATTGATGGAGTTGCTGAGGGGATGCTAACACAGCATGAATCTCACCGTTCTCTGCTCTCGTCCTCCCATCcacctctcttctctctctttctcaaacacacactcacacactctcctctTCTGCTCAGACTCTTTCAGCCTTGCCTTCAGATGCTTAAAGACCTGACTTGCTTGTTAAGCCTGCCCTCCCCGCTATACTGCCTGCCCCGACTGCCCACTTATCACACTGCCTGCTAGCTGTGCATGCATTGTGCTGCATGCctgtgctgcagcaggaggatcagcTTTTGTTCAAACTTATCAGTGTGGTATTTCTTGTACTAATACAATATATCGTACTCATACTGACCAGGAGGAGACAGTATGAgacataaacatgtttgaaacactgaaaatgctcttacagtatgtgtgttttaaacttATTTCAGGTTGTAGCAGAGGTAGAAGGAGGAAAAGTGCAGTTGGTGCAGTAAGTCCTAGTTTCAGTCAGGGTGGGGCAGGATTAAAAAGGGATACTGAGCCTTAAGGAAATGAGCTCCAAACATATTTCCATTCTTTATGCTGCCCCCATGGGAGAAAACTGTGCCTCCCTTGTAAATAACTGCTGTAACAAGGTCATTCGCCTGATAATCTCAATCTCATGTTAATCCTAAGAAAGTGAATGACAGCGCTGACACAGAATGCTGCATTGGAAACCAGTACAGAATGTGACAAAATGGAAATGGAGCCtatcagagaagaagaattcaCTGCTGTACTGCCACACTTTCCACGCTGTGCTGGCATGTGCTCAAGCGTCACCATGTTTGTGTTGCTCTCTGCTTGTGTTCGAGCACATTTAAAAGCATGTTTGAGCCCCGAGCCGGGGGAGGGCGGTGTGCACATGTACGACAAGATGACTGATCAGGCTCTCCCAGCGAGAGGGGAGGGCCTTTACATCACTCAGTTTAATTTAATTACAAGGGGGCTCTCTTCTGCAGGGGCCAGACAGAGCTGCAGCGTCCAAAAATCCAGATTAAGAAGAAGCGAAAGGAGCCAATGAatcctaaaataaaatcatagcCTACCAAAATATGAATGTAAGCTGCGACAAAGGTAGGTGTTTTGATCTTAACAGTGTCAGTTAAGCACATGAGCATGTTACACTTGTTCCTTACAGCTTGATTTGATGTACACTGATcccagtattttattttgtatcaatCCTTGATTTGTTGAGACGTACAAAATTAGCTCTAATCATCACAATGTACAGCAGTATACCAATTCCAGACAGTCTATTAAGGACTAAGGGGAGCAGCAGGTGCCAAGTCCCTCCCTGAAAAAGAAATTTAACACGGAAAAGCTGCAGCACTGGAATGCAACTCGCATTAAAGACATCCCCTCTCGGGGCTCAGGGCTGGTATACACCAGCACTGTTGGACAATTTAATACTAGTCCCCTAAGTAATACTGACCCATACATGTGTCTCAAGTGTTGTAGTTCATTTAGAATACTTCTTAAGATCTCTACAGAACTTTGCTTTTAAGATGCTGTGGTACTCTTCATTTGTATCCAAACTATACTCAAACtaactttaaaatgaacagtatatatatatatatatatatatatactgttcATTTTAAAGTGTATATACTATATATCTGTAAAGAAAAGTTACACattcctattaaaaaaaaaattatcattCAACCCATTAGAGaacaataaaaactttaatGAGTGATATAACTTGTCCATATTTCAATGCAGTAAATATACAAACCAAAGCTTCTCAAGTTTAACAACAAATCAGAGTAATTTATTataatcatttttaatgaatgtctTTCTTTTCCCACTCTTACTCTAggaaagcttttatttttcatgtctaGTAAATAGAGGCATACAATGTATACAGACTCTACTTTAAAACTCAGcagcttattattattttaaatgtctgtcaTAATTTGTAAAACTTAAAAACCAGAAGTGACTCcattaaacagaaaagacatcACAGAAAGGTATTTCATACGTCAGTGACAATTTGACTAAGAAATACAagcaaaaagtaaaaacctTGTTGCTTTAATGTTACTAAAGTCAGAAATGTTATTCTTGACTTTATCATACAAATACTTCACAGGTCATTATTCACTCACAAGCTGACGGGCCTCCACATTAGACAATAAGAGGTCTATAACACCTCGGTCTTCAGGTAGTGCTTGCTCCTGTGCTTCACCTGAGGACTGTTTGGCACACTCGGTGGTCTCTGATCGAAGTCCTCCATGCACACAGATATAAAAAACAGAGTCCCTCCGGTGACCAGAGCCAAACCTCCAAACCACCCTGAAAACATGGCCTCTCCATACTCCCAGCGAGGCATCACATCAGGGAAACCCTGGTCCCAGAACTCGACCACCGTTGTGTAGGCCACAATAGAGACAGGAGCCAAAGTGGTGAGCCCTGACACCCAGGACAGCACCCCACCCAGAATAAGGAGCTGTCTCTTCAGGCCAGGCTGCCCGACACATATGTCCACCCCCTCCAGTCCTGGAAAAGCAGCCAGCAGAGCCAAGCCTCCAGTTCCTACAGACACCAACATGAGCACCCTGGAGATCTGCAGGTCCAATGGCAGTCCCATGAGGGTGTCATAGGCCTTACACTGAATCCCCACCTCCTCCGTATAGAGACACATGTGCCACAGTCCTGAGAACCAGTTCTCCACCTCATTCAGGTCAGAGTTCATCGTCTtccacagaggaagaaaagtggTGATCAGACAGGTGACCAAACCTCCAAACGTCACAAAAAGTGCCGACCTTTGCATCATTTTAGTTGTCAGAAAAACCATCTTCCTCCTTGCTGTGACCACTGCTCACATCTGCAGGTCTGTGTCACAGGTTTGGAGATCCAGAAAGACTCTGTAGCCCAACCCACCTGTTGAGGTAGCAGCACCGACCCGGACTGCCCACAAAGTCAGCCTCCTTAATAAAAACCCACCTGATAAGTGGAGAGATAATGTGAAGCTGAGGCATGACAACAGACATACTGTTTAGTTTCAGCGCTCAATATCGTGGCAGTGAACAATGACCTCTGTTTTTAGATGAAACCAGATACGTCCAGAGGGATTCTGGACTATGTGTGCACAAGTGCACTTAAATCAATGAAATGTGAGTAAGAGGGGCATAGGTGGttcacaagaaaacaagaagaggaacCAAAAGATACCATTGGTGTAACTTTAATAACCTATTTCATGGCTCTTTTAATGCATTCTTTTAGATTTAATTCATTTGAGAATCATAGTTTAAACGATTTTATTGATGAGACACTGGCATTTTTTTTAGTCAAGACATTTTCACTCTGAAGAAATGGAAAGAGACGCCTTTGACCGGCCAAGTGTCTCAAGTATCTGGACCATGAATAGCACTTTGTGGTTGATGCAACGGTTCTTACAGCAGAGTTCCAAAGAGTCCAACACTTTGTGTATTCCACTGAGGCTCTCTATCTTTCTGTACAAGTGGAGGCTAACAGGATATTTCAACTAGTGCCTCAGCATTTGGGTCAACTATTTCCTCCAATGATGACAAACCAAGTGTTCTTTTTTATCCTCAAAATAAAATGGtagtttaaatattaaaaaaaaaatgatttcctaAAACTGTTTAAGTCATTGGTTTTTA is a window of Labrus mixtus chromosome 5, fLabMix1.1, whole genome shotgun sequence DNA encoding:
- the cldn26 gene encoding putative claudin-24 — translated: MVFLTTKMMQRSALFVTFGGLVTCLITTFLPLWKTMNSDLNEVENWFSGLWHMCLYTEEVGIQCKAYDTLMGLPLDLQISRVLMLVSVGTGGLALLAAFPGLEGVDICVGQPGLKRQLLILGGVLSWVSGLTTLAPVSIVAYTTVVEFWDQGFPDVMPRWEYGEAMFSGWFGGLALVTGGTLFFISVCMEDFDQRPPSVPNSPQVKHRSKHYLKTEVL